Proteins from one Oryza sativa Japonica Group chromosome 12, ASM3414082v1 genomic window:
- the LOC4351483 gene encoding long chain acyl-CoA synthetase 6, peroxisomal gives MARQQQQREEERAPMGAAQRRLRAVSGHLQPPTESGGVDLAANPTAGEYAHVQGYSAVLPEKLQTGKWNVYRSAKSPLKLINRFPDNPDIGTLHDNFVYAVETFRDCRYLGTRVCVDGTVGDYKWMTYGEASTSRTAIGSGLIYHGIPEGARIGLYFINRPEWTIVDHACAAYSYVSVPLYDTLGPDAVQFIVNHATVQAIFCVPQTLSTLLSFITQMPCVRLIVVIGGDNANMPSTPTATGVEIITYSRLLSQGKMSSQSFRPPKPEDIATICYTSGTTGTPKGVVLSHGNLIANVAGSSLVIKFYPSDVYISYLPLAHIYERVNQVSVVHYGVAIGFYQGDNLKLMDDLAALRPTVFPSVPRLYNRIYAAITNAVKESGGLKERLFHAAYNAKRQAIINGRNPSPMWDRLVFNKIKARLGGRVRLMTSGASPLSADVMEFLRICFGGEVLEGYGMTETSCIISAMNIGDRLIGHVGSPNPSCEIKLVDVPEMNYTSEDEPYPRGEICVRGPTIFCGYYKDEIQTREAVDEDGWLHTGDIGLWMPGGRLKIIDRKKNIFKLAQGEYIAPEKIENVYAKCKFIAQSFIYGDSLNSSLVAVVAVEPDVLKAWAASEGIQHEDLRQLCADPKARSAVLAEMDSIGKEAQLRGFEFAKAVTLVAEPFTLENGLLTPTFKVKRPQAKAYFAKEIADMYAQLRQAEQIKPKL, from the exons AtggcgcggcagcagcagcagcgggaggaggagagggcccCAATGGGCGCGGCCCAGCGGCGGCTGCGCGCCGTctccggccacctccagccgccgacGGAGTCCGGCGGCGTTGACCTCGCCGCCAACCCCACCGCCGGCGAGTACGCGCACG TGCAGGGCTACAGTGCTGTACTCCCTGAGAAGTTGCAAACTGGAAAGTGGAATGTGTACAG ATCCGCAAAGTCACCTCTTAAGTTAATAAATAGATTCCCTGATAACCCAGACATTGGAACGCTTCATGATAACTTTGT GTATGCAGTTGAAACCTTTAGGGACTGTAGATACCTGGGCACAAGAGTCTGTGTTGATGGAACAGTTGGGGA CTACAAATGGATGACATATGGAGAAGCTAGTACAAGCCGGACTGCGATAGGTTCTGGTCTTATTTACCATGGAATACCTGAA GGTGCGCGCATTGGTTTGTATTTTATAAACAGACCTGAGTGGACCATAGTTGATCATGCCTGTGCGGCATATTCATATGTATCCGTGCCACTTTATGATACTCTAG GTCCAGATGCAGTTCAGTTCATTGTTAACCATGCGACAGTACAAGCTATTTTCTGTGTGCCTCAAACACTAAGCACT CTACTAAGCTTTATAACTCAAATGCCGTGTGTTCGCCTTATAGTG GTAATTGGTGGAGACAATGCAAATATGCCATCTACCCCAACAGCTACTGGAGTGGAAATTATAACTTACTCCAGACTACTTAGCCAG GGAAAGATGAGTTCTCAATCTTTTCGCCCTCCAAAACCTGAAGATATTGCCACTATTTGTTACACTAGTGGCACTACTGGCACACCGAAG GGAGTTGTTCTTTCTCATGGGAATTTAATTGCAAATGTAGCAGGATCAAGCCTAGTCATTAAGTTTTACCCATCTGATGT GTATATCTCATATCTACCTTTAGCTCACATCTATGAGAGAGTTAACCAGGTCTCAGTGGTTCACTATGGTGTTGCCATTGGTTTCTACCAAGGG GATAATTTGAAGCTGATGGATGATCTGGCTGCATTGAGACCAACAGTATTTCCTAGTGTGCCTCGGCTATATAATAGAATTTATGCTGC AATTACAAATGCTGTCAAGGAGTCTGGAGGGTTGAAAGAAAGATTGTTTCATGCTGCATACAATGCTAAGAGGCAAGCGATTATTAATG GGAGAAATCCGTCCCCAATGTGGGACAGGTTGgtatttaacaaaataaaaGCTAGGCTTGGTGGACGTGTGAGGCTTATGACTTCAGGCGCTTCTCCATTGTCAGCTGATGTAATGGAATTCCTAAGAAT ATGTTTTGGTGGTGAAGTACTCGAAGGATATGGAATGACAGAGACATCATGTATCATCTCTGCAATGAATATTGGTGATAGGTTAATTGGTCATGTCGGATCTCCAAATCCATCTTGTG AGATTAAACTAGTGGATGTCCCAGAAATGAATTACACCTCTGAGGATGAACCATATCCTCGTGGAGAAATCTGTGTTAGGGGACCTACGATATTCTGTGGTTACTATAAAGACGAAATCCAAAC TAGAGAGGCTGTTGACGAGGATGGTTGGTTACACACTGGAGACATAGGTTTGTGGATGCCTGGAGGGCGTCTAAAAATTATAGATAG GAAAAAGAACATTTTCAAGTTAGCTCAAGGAGAATACATAGCTCCCGAGAAGATTGAGAATGTCTATGCTAAGTGCAAGTTTATTGCGCAGTCCTTTATATATG GTGATAGTTTAAACTCTTCTTTGGTTGCCGTAGTAGCAGTTGAACCAGATGTGTTGAAGGCTTGGGCTGCATCTGAGGGAATCCAG CACGAGGATTTAAGACAGCTTTGTGCTGATCCGAAAGCAAGATCTGCTGTCCTGGCTGAGATGGACTCTATTGGAAAGGAAGCACAG CTAAGAGGTTTTGAATTTGCCAAAGCTGTTACCCTTGTTGCTGAACCTTTCACATTAGAAAATGGTCTCCTCACCCCAACTTTCAAG GTCAAAAGACCGCAAGCTAAGGCATACTTTGCAAAAGAAATCGCAGATATGTATGCACAACTGCGCCAAGCAGAACAGATAAAACCTAAGCTGTAA
- the LOC4351483 gene encoding long chain acyl-CoA synthetase 6, peroxisomal isoform X1, whose product MTYGEASTSRTAIGSGLIYHGIPEGARIGLYFINRPEWTIVDHACAAYSYVSVPLYDTLGPDAVQFIVNHATVQAIFCVPQTLSTLLSFITQMPCVRLIVVIGGDNANMPSTPTATGVEIITYSRLLSQGKMSSQSFRPPKPEDIATICYTSGTTGTPKGVVLSHGNLIANVAGSSLVIKFYPSDVYISYLPLAHIYERVNQVSVVHYGVAIGFYQGDNLKLMDDLAALRPTVFPSVPRLYNRIYAAITNAVKESGGLKERLFHAAYNAKRQAIINGRNPSPMWDRLVFNKIKARLGGRVRLMTSGASPLSADVMEFLRICFGGEVLEGYGMTETSCIISAMNIGDRLIGHVGSPNPSCEIKLVDVPEMNYTSEDEPYPRGEICVRGPTIFCGYYKDEIQTREAVDEDGWLHTGDIGLWMPGGRLKIIDRKKNIFKLAQGEYIAPEKIENVYAKCKFIAQSFIYGDSLNSSLVAVVAVEPDVLKAWAASEGIQHEDLRQLCADPKARSAVLAEMDSIGKEAQLRGFEFAKAVTLVAEPFTLENGLLTPTFKVKRPQAKAYFAKEIADMYAQLRQAEQIKPKL is encoded by the exons ATGACATATGGAGAAGCTAGTACAAGCCGGACTGCGATAGGTTCTGGTCTTATTTACCATGGAATACCTGAA GGTGCGCGCATTGGTTTGTATTTTATAAACAGACCTGAGTGGACCATAGTTGATCATGCCTGTGCGGCATATTCATATGTATCCGTGCCACTTTATGATACTCTAG GTCCAGATGCAGTTCAGTTCATTGTTAACCATGCGACAGTACAAGCTATTTTCTGTGTGCCTCAAACACTAAGCACT CTACTAAGCTTTATAACTCAAATGCCGTGTGTTCGCCTTATAGTG GTAATTGGTGGAGACAATGCAAATATGCCATCTACCCCAACAGCTACTGGAGTGGAAATTATAACTTACTCCAGACTACTTAGCCAG GGAAAGATGAGTTCTCAATCTTTTCGCCCTCCAAAACCTGAAGATATTGCCACTATTTGTTACACTAGTGGCACTACTGGCACACCGAAG GGAGTTGTTCTTTCTCATGGGAATTTAATTGCAAATGTAGCAGGATCAAGCCTAGTCATTAAGTTTTACCCATCTGATGT GTATATCTCATATCTACCTTTAGCTCACATCTATGAGAGAGTTAACCAGGTCTCAGTGGTTCACTATGGTGTTGCCATTGGTTTCTACCAAGGG GATAATTTGAAGCTGATGGATGATCTGGCTGCATTGAGACCAACAGTATTTCCTAGTGTGCCTCGGCTATATAATAGAATTTATGCTGC AATTACAAATGCTGTCAAGGAGTCTGGAGGGTTGAAAGAAAGATTGTTTCATGCTGCATACAATGCTAAGAGGCAAGCGATTATTAATG GGAGAAATCCGTCCCCAATGTGGGACAGGTTGgtatttaacaaaataaaaGCTAGGCTTGGTGGACGTGTGAGGCTTATGACTTCAGGCGCTTCTCCATTGTCAGCTGATGTAATGGAATTCCTAAGAAT ATGTTTTGGTGGTGAAGTACTCGAAGGATATGGAATGACAGAGACATCATGTATCATCTCTGCAATGAATATTGGTGATAGGTTAATTGGTCATGTCGGATCTCCAAATCCATCTTGTG AGATTAAACTAGTGGATGTCCCAGAAATGAATTACACCTCTGAGGATGAACCATATCCTCGTGGAGAAATCTGTGTTAGGGGACCTACGATATTCTGTGGTTACTATAAAGACGAAATCCAAAC TAGAGAGGCTGTTGACGAGGATGGTTGGTTACACACTGGAGACATAGGTTTGTGGATGCCTGGAGGGCGTCTAAAAATTATAGATAG GAAAAAGAACATTTTCAAGTTAGCTCAAGGAGAATACATAGCTCCCGAGAAGATTGAGAATGTCTATGCTAAGTGCAAGTTTATTGCGCAGTCCTTTATATATG GTGATAGTTTAAACTCTTCTTTGGTTGCCGTAGTAGCAGTTGAACCAGATGTGTTGAAGGCTTGGGCTGCATCTGAGGGAATCCAG CACGAGGATTTAAGACAGCTTTGTGCTGATCCGAAAGCAAGATCTGCTGTCCTGGCTGAGATGGACTCTATTGGAAAGGAAGCACAG CTAAGAGGTTTTGAATTTGCCAAAGCTGTTACCCTTGTTGCTGAACCTTTCACATTAGAAAATGGTCTCCTCACCCCAACTTTCAAG GTCAAAAGACCGCAAGCTAAGGCATACTTTGCAAAAGAAATCGCAGATATGTATGCACAACTGCGCCAAGCAGAACAGATAAAACCTAAGCTGTAA
- the LOC4351482 gene encoding meiotic recombination protein DMC1 homolog B isoform X2 — MMHTKKSLTGIKGLSEAKVDKICEAAEKLLSQGFITGSDLLIKRKSVVRITTGSQALDKLLGGGIETLCITEAFGEFRSGKTQLAHTLCVSAQLPIHMHGGNGKVAYIDTEGTFRPERIVPIAERFGMDANAVLDNIIYARAYTYEHQYNLLLGLAAKMAEEPFRLLIVDSVIALFRVDFSGRGELAERQQKLAQMLSRLTKIAEEFNVAVYITNQVIADPGGGMFITDLKKPAGGHVLAHAATIRLMLRKGKGEQRVCKIFDAPNLPEGEAVFQVTSGGIMDAKD, encoded by the exons ATGATGCATACAAAGAAG AGCCTGACAGGAATCAAGGGATTATCTGAAGCAAAGGTAGACAAGATCTGCGAAGCAGCCGAAAAACTTCTG AGTCAGGGCTTCATAACAGGAAGTGATCTCCTTATTAAG CGGAAATCTGTTGTTCGAATCACCACTGGGAGCCAGGCGCTTGACAAGCTGCTTGGCG GAGGGATTGAAACACTTTGCATCACAGAGGCATTTGGAGAATTTCG ATCAGGGAAGACCCAGTTGGCTCACACTCTATGCGTCTCCGCTCAG CTTCCAATCCACATGCATGGGGGGAACGGGAAGGTTGCTTACATTGATACTGAGGGAACATT CCGGCCTGAACGAATTGTGCCGATTGCTGAGAGATTTGGGATGGATGCCAATGCTGTTCTTGATAAT ATCATATATGCTCGTGCATACACCTATGAGCACCAGTACAACCTTCTCCTTGGCCTTGCCGCTAAGATGGCTGAAGAGCCTTTCAGGCTTCTG ATTGTGGATTCTGTGATCGCACTATTCCGTGTCGATTTCAGTGGCAGGGGTGAACTTGCAGAGCGCCAG CAAAAATTGGCACAGATGCTCTCCCGCCTTACTAAAATAGCTGAGGAGTTCAATGTTGCAGTGTACATCACCAACCAAG TGATTGCCGACCCAGGTGGTGGAATGTTCATAACTGACCTGAAAAAACCAGCGGGAGGCCACGTGCTGGCGCATGCAGCTACCATCCGGTTGATGCTGAGGAAAGGCAAAGGAGAGCAGCGTGTCTGCAAGATCTTTGATGCCCCTAACCTGCCTGAGGGAGAAGCT GTTTTCCAGGTAACATCAGGTGGAATAATGGATGCGAAAGACTGA
- the LOC4351482 gene encoding meiotic recombination protein DMC1 homolog B isoform X1, which produces MAPSKQYSEGGQLQLMDAERIEEEEECFESIDKLISQGINSGDVKKLQDAGIYTCNGLMMHTKKSLTGIKGLSEAKVDKICEAAEKLLSQGFITGSDLLIKEGLKHFASQRHLENFDQGRPSWLTLYASPLSFQSTCMGGTGSRPERIVPIAERFGMDANAVLDNIIYARAYTYEHQYNLLLGLAAKMAEEPFRLLIVDSVIALFRVDFSGRGELAERQQKLAQMLSRLTKIAEEFNVAVYITNQVIADPGGGMFITDLKKPAGGHVLAHAATIRLMLRKGKGEQRVCKIFDAPNLPEGEAVFQVTSGGIMDAKD; this is translated from the exons ATGGCGCCGTCCAAGCAGTACAGCGaaggcgggcagctccagctCATGGACGCCGAgaggatcgaggaggaggaggagtgctTCGAGTCCATCGACAAGC TAATCTCGCAAGGGATAAACTCTGGAGATGTGAAGAAGCTGCAGGATGCTGGTATCTACACTTGCAATGGCCTCATGATGCATACAAAGAAG AGCCTGACAGGAATCAAGGGATTATCTGAAGCAAAGGTAGACAAGATCTGCGAAGCAGCCGAAAAACTTCTG AGTCAGGGCTTCATAACAGGAAGTGATCTCCTTATTAAG GAGGGATTGAAACACTTTGCATCACAGAGGCATTTGGAGAATTTCG ATCAGGGAAGACCCAGTTGGCTCACACTCTATGCGTCTCCGCTCAG CTTCCAATCCACATGCATGGGGGGAACGGGAAG CCGGCCTGAACGAATTGTGCCGATTGCTGAGAGATTTGGGATGGATGCCAATGCTGTTCTTGATAAT ATCATATATGCTCGTGCATACACCTATGAGCACCAGTACAACCTTCTCCTTGGCCTTGCCGCTAAGATGGCTGAAGAGCCTTTCAGGCTTCTG ATTGTGGATTCTGTGATCGCACTATTCCGTGTCGATTTCAGTGGCAGGGGTGAACTTGCAGAGCGCCAG CAAAAATTGGCACAGATGCTCTCCCGCCTTACTAAAATAGCTGAGGAGTTCAATGTTGCAGTGTACATCACCAACCAAG TGATTGCCGACCCAGGTGGTGGAATGTTCATAACTGACCTGAAAAAACCAGCGGGAGGCCACGTGCTGGCGCATGCAGCTACCATCCGGTTGATGCTGAGGAAAGGCAAAGGAGAGCAGCGTGTCTGCAAGATCTTTGATGCCCCTAACCTGCCTGAGGGAGAAGCT GTTTTCCAGGTAACATCAGGTGGAATAATGGATGCGAAAGACTGA
- the LOC4351482 gene encoding meiotic recombination protein DMC1 homolog B: MAPSKQYSEGGQLQLMDAERIEEEEECFESIDKLISQGINSGDVKKLQDAGIYTCNGLMMHTKKSLTGIKGLSEAKVDKICEAAEKLLSQGFITGSDLLIKRKSVVRITTGSQALDKLLGGGIETLCITEAFGEFRSGKTQLAHTLCVSAQLPIHMHGGNGKVAYIDTEGTFRPERIVPIAERFGMDANAVLDNIIYARAYTYEHQYNLLLGLAAKMAEEPFRLLIVDSVIALFRVDFSGRGELAERQQKLAQMLSRLTKIAEEFNVAVYITNQVIADPGGGMFITDLKKPAGGHVLAHAATIRLMLRKGKGEQRVCKIFDAPNLPEGEAVFQVTSGGIMDAKD, encoded by the exons ATGGCGCCGTCCAAGCAGTACAGCGaaggcgggcagctccagctCATGGACGCCGAgaggatcgaggaggaggaggagtgctTCGAGTCCATCGACAAGC TAATCTCGCAAGGGATAAACTCTGGAGATGTGAAGAAGCTGCAGGATGCTGGTATCTACACTTGCAATGGCCTCATGATGCATACAAAGAAG AGCCTGACAGGAATCAAGGGATTATCTGAAGCAAAGGTAGACAAGATCTGCGAAGCAGCCGAAAAACTTCTG AGTCAGGGCTTCATAACAGGAAGTGATCTCCTTATTAAG CGGAAATCTGTTGTTCGAATCACCACTGGGAGCCAGGCGCTTGACAAGCTGCTTGGCG GAGGGATTGAAACACTTTGCATCACAGAGGCATTTGGAGAATTTCG ATCAGGGAAGACCCAGTTGGCTCACACTCTATGCGTCTCCGCTCAG CTTCCAATCCACATGCATGGGGGGAACGGGAAGGTTGCTTACATTGATACTGAGGGAACATT CCGGCCTGAACGAATTGTGCCGATTGCTGAGAGATTTGGGATGGATGCCAATGCTGTTCTTGATAAT ATCATATATGCTCGTGCATACACCTATGAGCACCAGTACAACCTTCTCCTTGGCCTTGCCGCTAAGATGGCTGAAGAGCCTTTCAGGCTTCTG ATTGTGGATTCTGTGATCGCACTATTCCGTGTCGATTTCAGTGGCAGGGGTGAACTTGCAGAGCGCCAG CAAAAATTGGCACAGATGCTCTCCCGCCTTACTAAAATAGCTGAGGAGTTCAATGTTGCAGTGTACATCACCAACCAAG TGATTGCCGACCCAGGTGGTGGAATGTTCATAACTGACCTGAAAAAACCAGCGGGAGGCCACGTGCTGGCGCATGCAGCTACCATCCGGTTGATGCTGAGGAAAGGCAAAGGAGAGCAGCGTGTCTGCAAGATCTTTGATGCCCCTAACCTGCCTGAGGGAGAAGCT GTTTTCCAGGTAACATCAGGTGGAATAATGGATGCGAAAGACTGA